A portion of the Oxynema aestuarii AP17 genome contains these proteins:
- a CDS encoding hydroxysqualene dehydroxylase encodes MTDGLQAPKIVVVGAGWAGLGATDTLVKQGYDVTLLEAGAYPGGLVAGWKTAAGRSVEAGIHGFWYPYRNIFAQINQLGLDPFTPWTRSAQYSPAGLEVESPIFQNEPLLPTPLGTFLYPQFKRLPFLDRLSALPLLYALLDFDNSSEAWQRYDCVTARELFKEFGVSARLYRDAFEPMLLVGLFAPGEQCSAAAALGMLYYFILAHQPNFDVVWCRGTVGEKIFRPWCDRIEQAGGRIRTQRRVTDVQIDESGKINAVICGDEKFDADAVIFAVGINGMKKIVAGSSVLKSRPEFQNLQNLSGIDVVATRLWCDRKINIPRASNACFGFDRTTGWTFFDLNSLHDEYLDEPGTVIEADFYHANQLMVQDDRQIIAKVKQDISTCIPAFRNAEIIDSSVIRLGQAVTHFSPGSYQYMLPVETSFNNLLMSGDWIVNRHGSWSQEKAYVTGLEAANLIIDRFGRGQKAEIIPVEADEPHIAIARQVNQRLREFANSYLPDFWLP; translated from the coding sequence ATGACCGATGGATTGCAAGCCCCTAAAATCGTCGTGGTCGGCGCCGGATGGGCGGGTTTGGGGGCCACCGACACCCTCGTAAAACAGGGCTACGACGTCACCCTCCTCGAAGCGGGCGCCTATCCTGGCGGTTTGGTCGCCGGATGGAAAACAGCCGCCGGGCGATCGGTAGAAGCCGGAATCCACGGGTTTTGGTATCCCTATCGCAATATTTTCGCCCAAATCAACCAATTAGGACTCGACCCGTTTACACCGTGGACGCGATCGGCTCAATATTCCCCGGCAGGATTGGAAGTTGAATCACCAATTTTCCAAAATGAGCCTCTTTTACCGACCCCTTTGGGGACATTTCTTTACCCGCAATTCAAGCGCTTACCCTTCCTCGATCGCCTCTCGGCCCTGCCCTTACTCTATGCTTTATTAGATTTCGACAATTCCTCAGAAGCTTGGCAGCGCTACGATTGCGTCACTGCCCGCGAATTATTTAAAGAGTTCGGCGTCTCCGCGCGCCTCTATCGCGATGCGTTTGAACCGATGTTACTCGTCGGCTTGTTTGCGCCCGGCGAACAATGTTCGGCGGCGGCAGCTTTAGGAATGCTTTACTACTTTATTTTGGCGCACCAGCCCAATTTTGACGTCGTCTGGTGTCGGGGAACCGTCGGCGAAAAAATCTTTCGTCCCTGGTGCGATCGCATCGAACAAGCTGGGGGAAGAATCCGTACTCAACGCCGCGTAACCGACGTACAAATTGACGAATCCGGTAAAATTAATGCGGTCATTTGTGGCGATGAAAAATTTGATGCCGATGCGGTTATTTTTGCCGTCGGTATTAATGGAATGAAAAAGATTGTCGCCGGAAGTTCGGTATTGAAAAGCCGTCCGGAATTTCAAAACTTGCAGAATTTAAGCGGGATTGATGTCGTCGCTACTCGCTTGTGGTGCGATCGCAAAATTAATATTCCTCGTGCTTCTAATGCTTGTTTTGGTTTCGATCGAACCACCGGATGGACGTTTTTCGATCTCAATAGCTTACACGACGAATATCTCGACGAACCGGGAACCGTCATCGAAGCAGATTTTTACCACGCCAATCAACTAATGGTACAAGACGATCGCCAAATTATCGCTAAAGTCAAGCAAGATATCAGTACCTGTATTCCGGCATTTCGCAATGCAGAAATTATTGACAGCAGCGTCATTCGCTTAGGTCAAGCCGTTACCCACTTTTCCCCAGGAAGCTATCAGTATATGCTTCCAGTTGAAACCAGTTTTAACAATTTATTGATGAGTGGCGATTGGATTGTCAACCGTCACGGTTCTTGGTCTCAAGAAAAAGCCTACGTCACCGGATTGGAAGCGGCTAATTTAATTATCGATCGCTTCGGTCGCGGTCAAAAAGCGGAAATTATCCCCGTAGAAGCCGACGAACCTCATATCGCGATCGCCCGCCAAGTCAATCAAAGGCTGCGCGAGTTTGCCAATAGCTATTTACCCGATTTTTGGTTGCCTTAA
- a CDS encoding methyl-accepting chemotaxis protein produces the protein MLVTLNMRNRMIFGYAIPVLIALGGLVALVYVSADKVKQAFSKVEQVQEKILTVNEMVLAAEGMIDTSRGYLINQDPVFLTRYDVFVKVFEESSKNSEALMQKDEHKEIVNQTIALIEEYRLFSDQLLALAKAGKKAEATSLFSTGQGRKIVDRIYELKEEFDRVKIDSLKEENRTSTQTLASLIFWLLIGSFALVLVVIIVAVFISSGITKIVKEATNAIASSSQEIAATIEQQERIINQQATSVNQTTTTMNELGSSSKATAKQAESSAKNANEVLSLAESSSEGANQVLDLAQEGTTSVGRTMEGMSQLQNKVEAIAQEIRNLSEQNTQISTITNLVTDIANQTNMLALNAAVEAVRAGENGKGFGVIATEIRKLADQSKSSAQKINTLVINIEEAIESTVMATEEGTKTVKYSMELSQVTAEAFAQVTEAIDNIILRNQDMSRNAIEQVVVNSQQISLTTKQQAIAINQVVEAMNTLNQGAVETVSGINQTRIGVQKLNQAAQDLNALV, from the coding sequence ATGCTCGTGACCTTAAATATGAGAAATCGCATGATTTTCGGTTATGCAATTCCGGTCTTAATTGCGTTGGGAGGACTGGTCGCTTTAGTTTATGTTTCTGCCGACAAAGTAAAACAAGCTTTCTCTAAAGTCGAGCAAGTTCAAGAGAAAATTTTAACTGTCAATGAGATGGTTTTAGCGGCAGAGGGGATGATCGATACCAGTCGCGGCTACCTCATCAACCAAGATCCTGTTTTTTTAACGAGATACGATGTATTTGTCAAAGTTTTTGAAGAAAGTAGCAAAAACAGCGAAGCTTTAATGCAAAAGGACGAACATAAAGAAATTGTCAACCAGACGATTGCCTTGATTGAGGAATATCGGTTATTTTCAGACCAATTGCTCGCTTTGGCTAAAGCGGGTAAAAAAGCCGAAGCAACTTCTCTCTTTTCTACAGGACAAGGACGCAAGATTGTCGATCGCATCTACGAACTTAAAGAGGAGTTCGATCGCGTCAAAATTGACTCCTTAAAAGAAGAAAACAGGACTTCTACACAAACTCTGGCATCCTTAATTTTTTGGCTACTAATTGGGTCGTTTGCTTTAGTTTTGGTAGTGATTATCGTAGCCGTTTTTATTTCTTCAGGAATCACTAAAATTGTCAAAGAAGCGACCAATGCGATCGCCTCATCTTCCCAAGAAATTGCGGCGACAATCGAGCAACAAGAACGAATTATCAACCAACAAGCGACATCGGTCAATCAAACAACAACGACGATGAATGAGTTGGGAAGTTCTTCTAAAGCGACTGCCAAACAAGCAGAATCGTCGGCCAAAAATGCTAATGAAGTTTTAAGTTTAGCAGAATCTTCCTCGGAAGGAGCCAATCAAGTTTTAGATTTAGCACAAGAGGGAACCACTTCCGTCGGTCGGACGATGGAAGGGATGAGTCAGTTACAAAATAAAGTAGAAGCGATCGCGCAAGAAATTAGGAATTTAAGCGAACAAAATACGCAAATTAGTACGATTACTAACCTCGTCACTGATATTGCCAATCAAACGAATATGTTAGCTTTAAATGCAGCCGTTGAAGCGGTTAGGGCGGGAGAAAATGGAAAAGGATTTGGAGTCATCGCTACGGAAATTCGTAAACTCGCGGATCAAAGTAAATCTTCGGCGCAGAAAATTAATACTTTAGTAATCAATATTGAAGAGGCGATCGAATCGACAGTAATGGCGACTGAAGAAGGAACAAAAACTGTAAAATATAGTATGGAGCTTTCGCAAGTGACTGCCGAAGCTTTCGCTCAAGTCACTGAAGCGATTGACAATATTATCCTTCGCAATCAAGATATGTCGCGCAATGCAATCGAACAAGTCGTCGTCAATTCTCAACAAATTTCACTGACGACCAAACAACAGGCGATCGCCATCAATCAAGTGGTTGAAGCGATGAATACTCTCAATCAAGGTGCCGTCGAAACAGTGAGCGGGATTAACCAAACACGCATTGGCGTCCAAAAATTAAACCAAGCCGCTCAAGATTTGAACGCTTTGGTTTAA
- a CDS encoding histidine triad nucleotide-binding protein: MSENQPTIFSKIINREIPANIVYEDDLALAFTDIHPQAPVHILVIPKKPIVKLSEAQEDDRDLLGHLLLTAKQVAAEAGLGNGYRIVINTDADGGQTVYHLHLHILGGRQMQWPPG, translated from the coding sequence ATGAGCGAAAACCAACCCACCATTTTTTCTAAGATTATCAACCGAGAAATCCCGGCTAATATTGTCTATGAAGATGATTTAGCATTGGCGTTTACCGACATTCACCCACAAGCACCCGTTCATATTTTGGTGATTCCGAAAAAGCCAATTGTTAAACTCTCAGAAGCTCAAGAAGACGATCGCGATTTGTTGGGTCATTTATTATTAACAGCAAAGCAAGTTGCTGCCGAAGCCGGACTCGGAAATGGCTATCGAATTGTCATTAATACCGACGCCGATGGCGGACAAACGGTTTATCATTTGCACTTGCATATTCTCGGCGGTCGTCAGATGCAATGGCCCCCGGGTTAA